CCCGACATCCGCTGCTTGGTCGAGTTGATAATTTGCGCGACGCGATGGAATTGGTGAGAAAGCACAAAAAAGGTGTAATTTATCTGGATGCGGATTGGCCAGGGATGAAAATTGAGGAAGTTCTCGCCGGTTTGGTGGGACGATTCCCCGATTTTAATGTGATCATCACCAAGGCTAATGCGACCAAGGAAGAGCTGGTTGCATTGCGGCAACAGGGTGCGGCC
This DNA window, taken from Gammaproteobacteria bacterium, encodes the following:
- a CDS encoding response regulator; this translates as MPIQSFDMATGKAKDPARFQSVVFLRDEADIETVSALLRKSRHPLLGRVDNLRDAMELVRKHKKGVIYLDADWPGMKIEEVLAGLVGRFPDFNVIITKANATKEELVALRQQGAAGFILKPVNAESVAKVLARL